In Coleofasciculus sp. FACHB-T130, the DNA window GGTTAACCGTGCTTGGCAGAAATTTGATTCAGAAACTCAAATCCAGGTATTACAAAGCTTTGAGTCGGTTTAAGCCTGATTTTTGAGTAAGAGCGATCGCCGATCCACTTCAATATATGTCAGAAGGTGTATAGCAAAATTATGTCTTTAGCAACATGATGTAAGTGTGAGGAGTGAAAGTTATAGCGAAAAGCCCTTGGAGTCGAAACACGGAAAGACGCCCTTGGGCTTTTTAGCGTTTTTTGGCTAAAACTTGCCCCGCACGGCTACGAATTACACATCGTATTATCGAAAACTGGGTATAAAGTCCCGCCCCGATCGGGCGGCTTTTTGTATGATGCTGTATGCGATCGCAATGATACGATGAAGGCGACTGCCTCCGGCAGGCTACGCGATCGCACTCTACTCGGATATGTATCGAACTTTCATCCCTAGCATTGCTCCACCTCCAGTACAATCTGAACCTGCGTGGTGGTTCACCTTTGTCGGGAATCAGCTGTTGGTTCGACGGGAAGGGACACTCAGCACAATTCCCACCCTCATCAGTTTGGCAGAGATTGGCTTGGTGCCCGTGCGATCGCAATTTCTTGGCACCCTGGACGATAGACCTTGTTACTCGGCGGAACTAGGGAAAGATGCCGTGATAGCCGATGGCATGACTTTGCAAGGACTGCGCGAATTGTACGGCACCTTAGACGAAGACTTGTATGCGCTCAGCAGTCGTGCGATTCAGATTATGGAATGGGATCGCACCCATCAGTATTGCGGACAGTGTGCGGCTCCCACAACCCAATTACCCAACGAACGTGCCAAGCGTTGTCCTAAGTGTGGGTTAGTCAATTATCCTCGCCTCTCGCCTGCGGTGATTGTACTTATTTCTCGTGGTGAGGACATATTATTGGCTCGCGCTTCTCGGTTTCCCGCAGGAATGTACGGTTTGATTGCTGGATTTGTCGAACCGGGAGAATCACTCGAAGAAACAATCGTGCGCGAAGTCCGAGAGGAAGTTGGGATTGAAGTTAAGGATATTCGCTATTTTGGTTCGCAACCTTGGCCTTTTCCGAACTCACTGATGATTGGATTCACAGCTATCTATGCGAGTGGTGATATTATCATTAACCCACAAGAATTGGAGGATGCTGCTTGGTTTAGTAAAGACAACCTACCGTTGATTCCTCCTAAACTGAGCATCGCCCGAACACTTCTCGACTGGTTTGTTTCTACGGATTAAGCGATTCGAGTCTGTAATAAAAGAAGCGATCGCACTGTTCATTCTCTACATCCAGAGCGTGCGATCGCTATTGGCAAAAATCAAGACATTGAAATAAGTTCAACAATAATATCTTCAGGTGCTTACTTCTACTGACTCAAACTCAATTTTGTCATATATATCTGCAAGCGTTATTTGAAAAGAAAGGGAATTTAGAGATACTATTTCATTGGCATCGTCATACTCAGTAAATGTCCAGCGTTTTTGCTCTGTTTTGAAGTATTGCTCAATGTGCATCGTGTATTGGTCAATTAAGATATATTCTTGAAAACTGGGAATAGTACGATAAGCGGTAAATTTTGCGTCTTTGTCATAACTTCTAGTAGATGCTGACAACACTTCAGCAATCATCAAAGGGTTAGTAATGGTGTCTCGCCGTCCTTCTTGTAATTGCAATTCACCCTGAACTACCATGACATCTGGATAAGTATAGATACGTTTTCTAGGAATCCAGAGACGCTGATCGGTGACGAATACTCGATAAGGTTGACGCTTGAGTGCAAAATTGAGCGCGCCACTTAGGTTAAGCGCAATTTGATTGTGATTAGGGGTTCCGCCAGTCATCAGGGCAATTTCACCATTGATATATTCATGCCGTTCTTCTGAGTTAACCTCAAAATCAAGATATTCTTCAGGTGTGTAAATTTTTTTATCTTCAGCTTGCATAATCATTGTTTCTAAGTTTGAAAATTACACTATTGGGATAAGCCTTCTGGCTAAGTCGGTAAATAAATTATGACAAACTGAATGTTTGGTTATTGTCCCAGTTTCAATCTTGAGCGATCGCACTGTTAATCCTCTACATCCAGAGTGTGCGATCGCGCTAGCTTAGTTATTCTGGCTAGGCTCTGATAGAATTTACTCACAAAGCGCTAAAATTATAGGTGCTAGAAGCAAGCTCTAAGCCTTTCTTACTCCAATACACTTACTCCATCTAAACTGGAGGGAAAGATGGCACAAGCCCAAAATCTACCACCGAAACCAGAAATCACCGATAAGCAAAAAGAAGCGGCGGAAGCAGAAATTCGGGAACAGCGAAAGCCTTTTGACTACAATACGAAAGAGTACCCAATCGAATTGCTTGTTCAGAAGTACCTAGACGGAAGAGACGATGACGCTAACGAATTGTTCATACCAGATTACCAACGAGAATTGGTTTGGGATGATGTAAGGCAATCAAAATTCATTGAATCTGTGCTTCTAGGATTACCAACGCCTTACATTCTCGTGGCTGAAGTTGCTGAAGATAAAAATAAGGTGCGTTTTGAAATCATAGACGGTACACAACGTATTCGTACTCTAGCAAGGTTCCTAAACAATGAGCTGAGGCTGGCAGGATTAGAGAAGTTAGAAAAGCTCAATGGTTTTACATTCGCTGATTTGCCCTTACCTAGACAAAGGCGCTTTAAACGTGAATCAATAAGATTAGTCGAAATCACGATCAGGTCCAATGAGGAAGTAAGGCGAGATATCTATGAAAGACTTAATAAAGATATTTGGGAACGAGTTAACCTTGGTAGCGTAACTTTCAATGATATGGAGGTGCGCGTTAATATATTACGCGGACCACTTATTGATTTAATTGATGAGCTATCTAAGAGTCCGAAATTTCATAAGTTGTGTTCATTTTCAGAGGCTCTTATTCGTAGACGTGAACCTGAAGAGTTCGTACTGCGGTTTTTCGCTTATTTAAATAACTATAAAAACTTTGAGCGGCAGGTAACTCAATTCCTTACTAATTACCTAAAAGAAAATAATAATGAATCGCTTGATCGTGAAGGAATGCGTATCGAATTTCAGATGATGCTTGATTTTGTAGAAAAATACTTTCCCTATGGATTTCAGAAAGGGATAAAACGAACTATCACTCCTCGAATTCGGTTTGAGGCAATTTCTGTAGGTGTTGCACTTGCCTTAAGGGAAAAGAGCGATCTTATGCCAACCTCAATAGAGTGGCTTGATTCGCGAGAATTCAAAGAATACACGACCTTGGATGTAAGCAACTCCAGACTTAAAGTAATTCGGCGTATTGAATTCGTGCGCGATCAACTTCTCAGTAAATTATGACTAGCGCATTATTTCAGGACTTCAATGAACGCTCTAGAGAGGTGAGCAAATATTTTATTTTTTTGAAGAGCTTGGAGCAAAAAACTACTAAATTAAGTATGGAAAGTAAGGGAGGAAGCTTAAAAATACGAGAAATTGACCCTGAGTTAATAAAAACTTTAAAAGCAAGTGGTTTTCTGTTGCTCTATAACTTAGTGGAGGCAACAATGCGAAACGCGATTGAAGCAATATTTGATGAACTTCGAGGTAAAGAGGTTTCCTACGATCAAATTAGGCCTGAGCTTAAGAAAATTGTCCTCAAAAACCTAAAGAAGCGAGATCCCGGAAAAATTTTTTCAAGCATAAGCGATATTGCGCTTGATATTATTACTGCCGGATTTGATAAACAAGATATCTTTTCAGGCAATATTGATGGGAAGAAAATAAGAGAAACAGCGACTGAATACGGATTTTCACACCTGACTGACTATGCTAAAACAGCAGATGGAAGTGATTTATTAACTATTAAGTCAAACAGGAATGATCTAGCACACGGCATTAAGTCTTTTGCAGAGGTAGGACGAGATAAAACCGCAGATGAGCTTTTAGAAATCCAGAAGAAGGTTGTCAGGTATCTAAAACAGATACTGCAAAATATTGAGCAATATTTATCTAATCAAGAATACTTAAATTCATTCCCCGGTGGTACTCCTTAGGTAAACGGC includes these proteins:
- the nudC gene encoding NAD(+) diphosphatase, yielding MYRTFIPSIAPPPVQSEPAWWFTFVGNQLLVRREGTLSTIPTLISLAEIGLVPVRSQFLGTLDDRPCYSAELGKDAVIADGMTLQGLRELYGTLDEDLYALSSRAIQIMEWDRTHQYCGQCAAPTTQLPNERAKRCPKCGLVNYPRLSPAVIVLISRGEDILLARASRFPAGMYGLIAGFVEPGESLEETIVREVREEVGIEVKDIRYFGSQPWPFPNSLMIGFTAIYASGDIIINPQELEDAAWFSKDNLPLIPPKLSIARTLLDWFVSTD
- a CDS encoding Uma2 family endonuclease, whose product is MIMQAEDKKIYTPEEYLDFEVNSEERHEYINGEIALMTGGTPNHNQIALNLSGALNFALKRQPYRVFVTDQRLWIPRKRIYTYPDVMVVQGELQLQEGRRDTITNPLMIAEVLSASTRSYDKDAKFTAYRTIPSFQEYILIDQYTMHIEQYFKTEQKRWTFTEYDDANEIVSLNSLSFQITLADIYDKIEFESVEVST
- a CDS encoding MAE_28990/MAE_18760 family HEPN-like nuclease, which codes for MTSALFQDFNERSREVSKYFIFLKSLEQKTTKLSMESKGGSLKIREIDPELIKTLKASGFLLLYNLVEATMRNAIEAIFDELRGKEVSYDQIRPELKKIVLKNLKKRDPGKIFSSISDIALDIITAGFDKQDIFSGNIDGKKIRETATEYGFSHLTDYAKTADGSDLLTIKSNRNDLAHGIKSFAEVGRDKTADELLEIQKKVVRYLKQILQNIEQYLSNQEYLNSFPGGTP
- a CDS encoding DUF262 domain-containing protein, which codes for MAQAQNLPPKPEITDKQKEAAEAEIREQRKPFDYNTKEYPIELLVQKYLDGRDDDANELFIPDYQRELVWDDVRQSKFIESVLLGLPTPYILVAEVAEDKNKVRFEIIDGTQRIRTLARFLNNELRLAGLEKLEKLNGFTFADLPLPRQRRFKRESIRLVEITIRSNEEVRRDIYERLNKDIWERVNLGSVTFNDMEVRVNILRGPLIDLIDELSKSPKFHKLCSFSEALIRRREPEEFVLRFFAYLNNYKNFERQVTQFLTNYLKENNNESLDREGMRIEFQMMLDFVEKYFPYGFQKGIKRTITPRIRFEAISVGVALALREKSDLMPTSIEWLDSREFKEYTTLDVSNSRLKVIRRIEFVRDQLLSKL